A region of the Fusobacteria bacterium ZRK30 genome:
TCCTGCCAGTCATATACGTCTTGGGGTCCTCCTACATTAAATATAGTAGGTTCATTCCCTGATGCCATCTTAGCACGAAGTGCAGCACCATAGTCATCTCCTCCACCTACAGTTTCTATATTTATCTCTATATTAGGATGTGTTTCCATATAAATTTGAGACAATTCATCAAACTGTTCCGCTATCTCTACTTTAAATTGAAATATATCGACTACAGTTTTTTCCTCTTTTTGCTCTGTTCCACCACCACAAGCAGTAAGAAGCATTGCTCCTCCGACCATTAATCCCTTCATATAATTTTTCATACTTTCCTCCTAATAATCTTATTTTGTACTCTCCCTTTCTATCATATCGACTTTTAAACAAATATCCTGTTTTTTTATTTTTTTACCCTCTTCATCTTTTACATCTTCAATGAGTAATTTAGCTGCCATCTCCCCCATTAGTTTTCTCGGCTGTTCAGTTGTAGTTATAGATGGATAATAGTATTTACTTTCCTCGATCCCATCAAATCCAATTATAGAGATGTCACCTGGAACATTATATCCATTTTCTAATATATATCTTGTAGCTCCTATTGCCATGAGGTCAGATATAGCAAATATTGCATCTGGTTTTTCCTGTACAAACATTTTTTTAGCACCTTCATAGCCACCTTTAGCAGTATATTCACCTTCACATATAATTTCATAATCTAATTTTGCTTCCTTTATAGCATCTTTATATCCTTTTATCCTTTCAAGGGCCAGTTCATCTTCATAGTTTGAAATAATGATTCCTATTTTTTTGCACCCTGTATCTATCAAAAATTTTACAGATTCATAGGCAGCTTTTCTATTGTTTATACTCACCATATGAAATTTATCTGAATACGAATTATCTATTGTTGTAGAGGCCAGTACCAACGGAATTTTTACCCCTTCTAAATTATCTTTGGATTTTCCCCCTAAGTAAATTATTCCCTTCACATCATAATCTATCAATGTTGACACTGCTACCTGGAAATCTTGTAATTCTGTATAGTGGATCAGAGAAGTTAAATTTTCTTTTTTCAACTCCCTGTCGATCCCACCTATAACATCATCAAAGAATGGATTAGGATATCCAGTAATCAATATCCCTATTACATTATTTTTTTTTCTTTTTAGATCTCTAGCTAGTTCATTGGGTTTATAGTTTACTTCATCTATTATCTTTAATACTTTGTTTTTTGTTTCTTCCTTTACACTTGGATGATTATTAATCACCCTGGAAACAGTCCCTACTCCCACTCCTGCCATCTTAGCTATATCTTTAATTGTATATTTAGCCACCCTTATCCCCCCATAAATCATTTGTTTTTATTTTAAACTAATTTTCTTTTTTCAACAACTTATTTAAGAGATTAGAGGGATTTTTTAGTAGGGCAAAGAAATTCTTTGCCCTCAATTTCATCTTTAATTAGTTTGAATCGTTTCCAACTTCGGTTTAAAAAAAATTAGAACCAGATCTCTGCCTGAACACCTGCTCTTAATTCACTATCTGACCCTGCTACTGTATTGGTATCAGGTGCTACATCTGAAGTCCATCCTACATATGATCCAAATACTCTAAGCTGCGGTCTTCCCCAGAATGAATCATTTAAACTAATCGTAGGAGCTACAGTGGCCTTATAGTACATTCCATTTCTTTTATCTCCACTGGTATTTTCATTTTTATTGTATCCTTCATATCCTAACCCTAATTCAAATTGAACCGAAAAATTGTCTACTACTTTATATACAGGTCTTATCACTGCACTAGCTGTTAATTTGTTGTCATCGCTACTTGCATCACTTACATCATATTGTAAAACTGTTTGAGGCATGAATGACCATTTTTCTCCCTCAGTTACACCAAAAGTTCCTACTCTATATGAAGTATCCTTTTGCTTAGTTTCCCAGTTCCATTGAGTATGTCCTAATCCACTAGCTGAACCTAATCCGTATCCAGCTTGGAAGAACGCCTTACTGAATCCATTTTCCATACCATAGAAACCTGAGTTATTATAAGTAACAGTTGTTTGGAATCCATTTTCTGCATAATCAATATCATTTGATTTTGTTTCATTTAAGTAATCTGCATTATCGTTTGCAAACATAGCCATCCCATCAAATGTCCAATTATTAAGTCTGTAAGTAGCTATAAGGTTATGACTCATCAATTTCCCGTCACCAGTCAGAAGATCATCCTGCCAGCTAGACCCTGCAATATAGGCTAAATCTAAGTTTCCATCAGCTAAACCTTGTATCCCGGCACCTGTTCCTGAATAATCATTCCAGTAGTAATCCGTAACATGTATATCCTGTCTATTATAAAACCTTTTCCCCACCCAGTATGTTAAATCTGGGTTCCAGGCAAATCCACCCATCTCAGCATATAATTGTCTTACTGCTACATCTTCTGAACCATTTCCTTCATTCAATCTTTCTCTATTTTGATCGTGTTGTGCAAACATCAAATGCCAATTAGACCAAACACCGTTATCTGCAGTAAATTTCTTTACAAATTCAAGTTCCCAGTAGTTGTCAGTTTCATTCCCTAATCTTCCGACAAGATTTTTACTAGGTGTTCCATCGTTAAACATTCCACCAGTTACCTGCTTACCGTTTTCATTGATTAAAACTCCAGCTCTTGCATAACCATGAATCTCAAATGAGTCATTCTTTGCCAGCATATTTTCTACTTTTTCTTCTACTCTCTTATCTAACTCCTCCATTGTTATACCTGCTACTGGAGTCGCTTCCATTTTTGTTTCTGCTGCCATTGTTACTGTTCCAGCTAATAATAAAGCCATAATTCCAAAACCTAATCTTTTCATCTTTCTTTTCCCCCCTATTAATTTAGTCTTTTTCTATTCTTTATTCTAATAACTCTATGATAGAGTTCTCTAGCACTAAGCTCATAATTATTATATTCTTTTAAAATATCAGTTCTTATTAAATATTTATAGATATTTCCATTTTTTTCATTTACTCTAAAAACAATTCCATCTGCATCAGAATGAATTAGCTTTTCTCCATATTCCAGTAGTGGAAGGATATAATTATTAAATTCTATTTCAGTTCCTTCAAGATTATTCTTATAATCTAAATCAAAAGCAGTATAATTTTTGTTTTTAATCTCAGTTTTACTATAATTTTTTAATTCAAAATTACTGTCCTTTGCTATATTTTTAAAAATTTTTAAATTATCATTTTGTTCTTCTGCGGTCACCGTCTTTAGAACTTTTGAATTATTCCCATTATTTGTCTGACTTTTCAACCTTACATCTAAGACATTTGGGTATTCCCCCTCATAACTGAAGTTTTTTGCAATATAACCATTTTTTTCTACTGTAATGATCATTTTTATCATTTTTTTATCAAATTTTGCAGAATAAAATGCACCCTTATAATTTAAATCTTTTATTAAATCTCCGAACTCTATTTTTTTATTTATCTCAGCAATTCCATTTTTATTTGTCTGAAACTCCTCTCTAGTTTCATCTTTAATTGTATTTATTTTTTGTTCAAATATAAATGGCTCTTTCAACGAATCTCTAGAAATACGTTCAGAATTCATATTTTTTCTCTCATAGGTAGTAGTATTTATCGTTATCTTAACCCCTTCAATTGATTTTTCTTTATAGTCACTTACCCTTATTTTTTCAAAATTTACGAAAGGATATCCGGCCATTCTATTTTTAGGGACTTGAATTTCCTCACTATAGGTTATAGATCCTAAAATCATCAATATTCCCATTAACATTTTCTTCATATATTCCCCCCTTACTTATTTTGGAAACGTTTCATTTCGCTTCCATTATTAGTTTAGTTCACTTTTCATAAAATGTCAAATTAATTTTGCACTTTAATCTTTTTTTAAGTTTAAATTTGAAACATTTAAAACATTTACTGCACAATCAAATGAAGATTAAATAAAAAAAGACTGGTCATAGACCAATCTTTTTCCATTATTTTATCTCTATTAAGTTTAAATTTGCTACTCTGTTAAATATAGTATTTAAAGAAGTTAAGAGTGATAATCTATTATTTTTTATATTCTCATCCTTATCCATTACCATCACCGAGTCAAAGAAACTATCTATTATTTCTTTTCCTGAAAGGATAGTCTTTAGATAAGTTAGATAATCATTCTTACCTAAGATCTCTTCAGATATACTCATAAACTCCATATAGAAGTTGTAAAGAGATTTTTCAGTATCTTCCTTTAGAAGGTCTTCACTGATATTTACTGTACCTTTATAGTCTTTAGATATATTTCCTACTCTTTTTAAAAGAGAAACTAGTTCATTAAAGTTTTCATTAGAAGATACTTCATTCAGTGTTAATAATTTCTTTTCTACCTCTAATAAATTTTCATTCTTAACATCTAAAACAGCCATGATAAAGTCTCTTCTGTACCCTTTATCTAAGAATACATTTATTATTCTTTGGTTCATAAATTCCATTACATCAGATTTTACTTTTTCCTTATCTTTTTTCAATACTCCGTCTAATTCTAAAGCATCGATACTGATATTCACAAGTTCATCTATAGATAGGTCTAATTTTGAATTAAATATAATATTTACAATTCCTAGTGCCGATCTTCTAAGAGCAAATGGATCTTTTGATCCACTTGGAACAAGGCCTATTCCAAAGCAACCTACTAAAGTGTCTATTCTGTCACAGATCCCTGTAATTACTCCCTCTATATTTTGAGGTAATCTATCTCCCTGATATCTAGGGTAGTAGTGCTCCTCTATCCCCTTAGCTACTTTTTCATTTTCTCCAGATCTAAGTGCATACTCTGCTCCCATAAATCCTTGTAACTTTGTAAATTCTTTTTCTCCAATCATATTAGAAACTAAGTCTGCTTTAGATAGCTCTATTGTT
Encoded here:
- a CDS encoding LacI family transcriptional regulator, with the translated sequence MAKYTIKDIAKMAGVGVGTVSRVINNHPSVKEETKNKVLKIIDEVNYKPNELARDLKRKKNNVIGILITGYPNPFFDDVIGGIDRELKKENLTSLIHYTELQDFQVAVSTLIDYDVKGIIYLGGKSKDNLEGVKIPLVLASTTIDNSYSDKFHMVSINNRKAAYESVKFLIDTGCKKIGIIISNYEDELALERIKGYKDAIKEAKLDYEIICEGEYTAKGGYEGAKKMFVQEKPDAIFAISDLMAIGATRYILENGYNVPGDISIIGFDGIEESKYYYPSITTTEQPRKLMGEMAAKLLIEDVKDEEGKKIKKQDICLKVDMIERESTK
- a CDS encoding carbohydrate porin translates to MKRLGFGIMALLLAGTVTMAAETKMEATPVAGITMEELDKRVEEKVENMLAKNDSFEIHGYARAGVLINENGKQVTGGMFNDGTPSKNLVGRLGNETDNYWELEFVKKFTADNGVWSNWHLMFAQHDQNRERLNEGNGSEDVAVRQLYAEMGGFAWNPDLTYWVGKRFYNRQDIHVTDYYWNDYSGTGAGIQGLADGNLDLAYIAGSSWQDDLLTGDGKLMSHNLIATYRLNNWTFDGMAMFANDNADYLNETKSNDIDYAENGFQTTVTYNNSGFYGMENGFSKAFFQAGYGLGSASGLGHTQWNWETKQKDTSYRVGTFGVTEGEKWSFMPQTVLQYDVSDASSDDNKLTASAVIRPVYKVVDNFSVQFELGLGYEGYNKNENTSGDKRNGMYYKATVAPTISLNDSFWGRPQLRVFGSYVGWTSDVAPDTNTVAGSDSELRAGVQAEIWF